In Macadamia integrifolia cultivar HAES 741 chromosome 5, SCU_Mint_v3, whole genome shotgun sequence, a single window of DNA contains:
- the LOC122078657 gene encoding elongation factor 1-gamma-like — protein sequence MALVLHAGKNNKNAVKALIAAEYSGVQVQLVKNFEMGVSNKTPQFIKMNPLGKVPVLETPDGPVFESNAIARYVTRLKSENPLYGSSLIEYAHVEQWIDFSTTEIDSNIVRWLYPRIGAVGPYLPPAEEAAISALKRALGALNTHLASNTYLVGHSVTLADIILTCNLCLGFSRVMTKNFTSEFPHVERYFWTMVNQPKFHKMLGEVKQTEAVPPVQSAKKPSQPKEPVKPKTKNEPKKEAKEEAKPKAEDADEEEEAPKPKAKNPLDLLPPSKMVLDEWKRLYSNTKTNFREVAIKGIACELF from the exons GTCTTGCATGCaggaaaaaataacaaaaatgccGTCAAGGCGCTTATTGCTGCGGAGTACAGTGGCGTCCAGGTTCAGCTGGTCAAGAATTTTGAGatgggtgtttcaaacaaaactcCCCAGTTTATTAAGATGAACCCTCTTGGAAAG GTTCCTGTGTTGGAAACACCTGATGGTCCTGTGTTTGAGAGCAATGCCATTGCACGTTATG TTACTCGTTTGAAGAGTGAGAATCCTCTGTACGGGTCTTCCTTGATCGAATAT GCTCATGTTGAGCAGTGGATTGATTTTTCTACAACTGAAATTGACTCCAATATTGTGCGTTGGTTATACCCACGAATTGGAGCTGTTGGGCCGTACCTTCCCCCG GCTGAGGAAGCTGCTATTTCTGCTTTGAAGAGAGCACTTGGTGCTTTGAACACACATCTTGCTTCCAACACTTACTTGGTTGGACATTCTGTCACCCTTGCTGACATCATCTTGACCTGTAACTtgtgtttgggattttctcgTGTCATGACCAAGAACTTTACCTCGGAGTTTCCACATGTTGAGCGTTACTTCTGGACCATGGTTAACCAGCCCAAATTCCACAAGATGTTGGGTGAGGTCAAGCAGACTGAAGCTGTTCCTCCAGTTCAGTCAGCGAAGAAACCTTCTCAGCCCAAAGAGCCTGTTAAACCGAAGACCAAGAATGAGCCCAAGAAAGAGGCAAAAGAAGAGGCAAAGCCTAAGGCTGAAGATgctgatgaggaagaagaggcaCCAAAACCCAAAGCAAAGAATCCCCTTGATCTATTGCCTCCTAGTAAGATGGTATTGGATGAATGGAAGAGGCTCTACTCAAACACCAAGACCAACTTCCGTGAGGTTGCCATTAAAGGTATTGCCTGTGAACTTTTTTAG